Proteins encoded by one window of Perca fluviatilis chromosome 13, GENO_Pfluv_1.0, whole genome shotgun sequence:
- the LOC120571112 gene encoding H-2 class I histocompatibility antigen, Q10 alpha chain-like isoform X2 has protein sequence MYFFAVFVLLGTGLAANGEIHSLTYIYTAFSKPVGLPGIHEFTAMGLLDGRMIDYFDSDNQKKVPKQAWMKEKLPADYWDKGTQSRQSKQQWFKVNINILKERMRQNDTDTHILQWMHGCEGDMKDGVIKFRHGMDMYSYDGNDFLYFDNANGVWVAPTAEAVQTKRKWDEVQVLKEYTKGYLENECIDWLGKFIDYGQKQLTEAIPPKVHLFTKNTKVEGKILLTCLATGFLSKEITLHMKRNGRILTPADGVWSSSVRPNGDETFQRRDSVEILRSDVSTYTCEVIHQASKLHVKEEWDHKVPEASGGIIGGVIGAVSGTLVAVGLGAVLLVLCRRGIIGACGNKGSQGNYLISLKVL, from the exons atgtatttcttcGCAGTGTTTGTCCTTTTGGGGACAGGACTGGCGGCAAACGGCG AGATCCATTCCCTCACTTACATCTACACGGCCTTCTCCAAACCTGTCGGCCTACCGGGCATCCACGAGTTCACAGCCATGGGTCTGCTGGACGGCAGGATGATCGACTACTTTGACAGCGACAACCAGAAGAAAGTTCCCAAACAGGCCTGGATGAAAGAGAAACTGCCTGCAGATTACTGGGACAAAGGCACCCAGTCCCGCCAGAGCAAGCAGCAGTGGTTCAAAGTCAACATCAACATCCTGAAGGAACGAATGAGACAGAATGACACGG ACACCCATATTCTCCAGTGGATGCACGGCTGCGAAGGTGATATGAAGGACGGAGTGATCAAGTTCCGACACGGCATGGACATGTACAGCTACGACGGAAACGACTTCCTGTATTTTGACAACGCCAACGGCGTCTGGGTCGCTCCAACTGCCGAAGCAGTCCAGACCAAGAGAAAGTGGGACGAAGTCCAGGTCCTAAAAGAATACACCAAAGGCTACCTGGAGAACGAGTGCATCGATTGGTTGGGGAAGTTCATCGATTATGGACAAAAGCAGCTAACAGAAGCca TTCCTCCGAAGGTGCACCTGTTTACAAAGAACACCAAAGTTGAAGGAAAAATCCTTTTGACGTGCCTGGCCACAGGTTTCTTATCAAAAGAAATCACCCTGCACATGAAAAGGAACGGCCGTATTCTAACTCCAGCTGACGGGGTTTGGTCCTCCAGCGTTCGACCCAATGGTGACGAGACCTTCCAGAGACGAGACAGCGTGGAGATTTTACGGAGTGACGTGTCTACCTACACCTGTGAAGTGATCCATCAGGCATCCAAGTTACATGTTAAGGAGGAGTGGG aTCATAAAGTTCCTGAGGCCTCTGGAGGAATCATTGGTGGGGTGATTGGAGCTGTGTCCGGGACCCTTGTCGCGGTCGGGCTTGGGGCGGTGCTGTTAGTCTTGTGTAGAAGAGGAATAATTG